The following coding sequences lie in one Sulfuricurvum sp. genomic window:
- a CDS encoding ComF family protein, which translates to MRCMMCERFTLSHICPSCQTTFLTPTLHKRKILGSIEVLSFFPYDDVEPLLLTKHTDVGYYIYTILAKRSLGAFAEQWQYENRVSSIGIDDNAKSGYSHTAILNRALKSPRITPVYGKLRATNDHKYAGKSVEERLLNPRGFTYLPFDHEEVILVDDIVL; encoded by the coding sequence ATGCGCTGCATGATGTGCGAACGATTCACTCTTTCACACATTTGCCCTTCCTGTCAAACCACGTTTCTCACCCCTACACTGCATAAACGAAAAATCCTCGGCTCGATCGAGGTCCTCTCTTTTTTCCCTTATGATGATGTTGAACCGCTTCTTTTGACCAAACACACCGATGTCGGATATTATATTTATACGATTTTAGCGAAACGTTCTCTTGGTGCATTTGCAGAACAGTGGCAGTATGAAAATCGCGTGAGTTCTATCGGAATCGATGATAATGCAAAAAGCGGATACAGTCACACGGCAATCCTCAACCGTGCCTTAAAATCACCTCGTATAACACCGGTTTACGGAAAGTTACGTGCTACAAACGACCATAAATATGCCGGGAAAAGTGTAGAGGAGCGGCTTTTGAATCCGAGAGGATTTACCTATCTCCCTTTTGATCATGAAGAGGTGATCTTGGTCGACGATATCGTTTTATGA
- the lepA gene encoding translation elongation factor 4 yields the protein MDNIRNFSIIAHIDHGKSTLADRIIQECGAVSDRELTKQMMDTMDIEQERGITIKAQSVRLDYVKDGKHYILNLIDTPGHVDFSYEVSKSLASSDGALLIVDAAQGVEAQTIANVYMAMENNLTLIPVINKIDLPAAEPERVAEEIETTIGIDATDAVMISAKTGVGIRTLIDAIVDRIPPPKGDPEATTKAIIYDSWFDSYQGAMALVRVFDGEIKTGQMVKLMHNNENHQVLELLYPHPLRRQKTQAIKAGEIGIVVLGVKEVGSIRVGDTITDARNPAKEPVGEYAPAKPFVFAGIYPIDTDEFESVRDALDKLKLNDSSLSYEPETSIALGFGFRVGFLGMLHMEVVKERLEREFNLDLIATAPSVVYKVYKTDGSMVEVQNPSELPEPQNIERIEEPYVRATVIVPTDYLGNIITLLTAKRGMQEKMEYLNETRVMLIYVMPMNEIVVDFYDKLKSTSKGYASFDYDPIEFRQGDLVKLDVRVAGDVVDALSVIVPRVSAESRGRALVTNMKEIVPRQLFEVAIQASIGNRVIARETVKSMGKNVTAKCYGGDISRKRKLLDKQKEGKKRMKAIGKVQLPQEAFMSVLKMD from the coding sequence ATGGATAATATTCGCAACTTCTCAATCATCGCCCATATCGACCATGGGAAAAGTACGTTGGCCGATCGTATCATCCAAGAGTGCGGGGCGGTCAGTGACCGTGAACTGACCAAACAAATGATGGATACAATGGATATCGAGCAAGAACGTGGGATCACGATCAAAGCGCAAAGTGTCCGTCTCGATTATGTCAAAGACGGTAAACACTATATTCTCAATCTAATCGACACTCCGGGCCATGTTGACTTCAGCTACGAAGTCTCCAAATCACTCGCGTCCAGTGACGGTGCATTATTGATCGTTGATGCGGCGCAGGGTGTCGAGGCACAAACGATTGCCAATGTCTATATGGCAATGGAAAACAACCTTACCCTTATTCCCGTGATTAACAAAATCGACCTCCCCGCCGCTGAACCGGAACGGGTCGCCGAAGAGATTGAAACGACGATCGGGATCGATGCGACCGATGCGGTGATGATTTCGGCAAAAACCGGTGTCGGTATTCGGACGCTAATCGATGCGATCGTCGATCGTATCCCCCCTCCTAAAGGAGATCCGGAAGCGACGACCAAAGCGATCATTTATGATTCATGGTTTGATTCGTATCAAGGTGCAATGGCACTCGTGCGGGTATTCGACGGTGAGATTAAGACGGGACAGATGGTCAAGCTGATGCATAACAATGAAAACCATCAAGTCCTTGAGCTCTTATATCCTCATCCGCTGCGTCGTCAGAAAACGCAGGCGATTAAAGCCGGAGAGATCGGAATCGTGGTTTTGGGCGTTAAAGAAGTCGGCTCTATCCGTGTCGGCGATACGATCACCGATGCGCGCAATCCGGCAAAAGAACCGGTAGGCGAATACGCTCCGGCAAAACCGTTCGTATTTGCGGGGATCTATCCGATCGATACCGATGAGTTTGAATCGGTGCGGGATGCACTCGATAAACTCAAACTCAATGACAGTTCACTTAGCTATGAGCCGGAAACCTCGATCGCACTTGGATTCGGGTTCCGTGTCGGGTTTTTGGGGATGCTTCACATGGAAGTGGTCAAAGAACGGTTGGAGAGAGAGTTTAATCTCGATCTGATCGCAACGGCTCCCTCGGTTGTGTATAAAGTGTATAAAACCGATGGCAGCATGGTGGAAGTTCAGAACCCGAGCGAACTCCCTGAACCACAGAATATTGAGCGTATCGAAGAACCCTACGTCCGTGCGACAGTCATCGTCCCGACCGATTATTTGGGGAATATCATCACTCTCCTGACCGCGAAGCGTGGGATGCAGGAGAAAATGGAGTATCTCAACGAGACACGGGTTATGCTCATTTATGTCATGCCGATGAACGAGATCGTCGTCGATTTCTATGATAAACTCAAATCAACCTCGAAAGGGTACGCGAGTTTCGACTATGATCCGATCGAATTCCGTCAGGGTGATCTGGTCAAACTCGATGTCCGCGTAGCCGGAGACGTCGTCGATGCTCTGAGCGTCATCGTCCCTCGCGTGAGTGCGGAATCTCGCGGTCGGGCACTCGTTACCAATATGAAAGAGATCGTTCCGCGTCAGCTTTTCGAAGTGGCGATCCAGGCCTCTATCGGAAACCGCGTTATCGCCCGTGAAACGGTCAAATCGATGGGGAAAAACGTAACCGCCAAATGTTACGGCGGGGACATCTCCCGTAAACGTAAACTCCTCGATAAACAAAAAGAGGGTAAGAAACGGATGAAAGCGATCGGGAAGGTTCAGCTTCCCCAAGAGGCGTTCATGTCCGTCCTCAAAATGGATTGA
- a CDS encoding ribose-phosphate pyrophosphokinase, translated as MRGYKIFSGSACTEFAAEVCRTLDVPLSKASVKRFSDGEINVQISESVRGRDVFIIQSTGAPSNDNLMELLIMTDALRRSSASSITAVVPYFGYARQDRKAAPRVPITAKLVADMFETAGIDRVVTIDLHAGQIQGFFDIPVDNLYGAIIFEEYIRSKNLANPVIASPDIGGVTRARYFAEKLGLDMVIVDKRREKANESEVMNIIGDVAGKDIIMIDDMVDTAGTMVKAAAALKKRGATSVMACATHGVLSGKAYENLNSGELDELVISNTLVLNGQSDKIKVLSVAPLFAEVIRRVYHNESVNSLFS; from the coding sequence ATGCGCGGATATAAAATTTTCAGCGGTTCAGCATGTACCGAGTTTGCGGCGGAAGTGTGCAGAACCCTCGATGTTCCCCTCTCCAAAGCTTCAGTTAAACGTTTCAGTGACGGAGAGATTAACGTTCAAATCTCCGAAAGTGTTCGCGGACGCGATGTATTTATTATCCAAAGTACGGGTGCTCCTTCGAATGACAACTTGATGGAATTGCTGATTATGACCGATGCACTTCGTCGTTCATCTGCAAGTTCTATTACGGCAGTCGTCCCGTATTTCGGGTATGCGCGACAAGACCGTAAAGCGGCTCCCCGTGTTCCTATTACCGCAAAATTGGTTGCCGATATGTTCGAAACTGCTGGGATTGACCGTGTCGTAACGATCGATTTGCATGCGGGTCAGATCCAAGGTTTCTTTGATATTCCTGTTGATAATCTTTATGGTGCGATTATTTTTGAAGAGTATATTCGCTCTAAAAACCTTGCCAATCCTGTAATTGCTTCACCGGATATCGGTGGTGTAACACGTGCCCGTTATTTTGCCGAAAAATTGGGTCTGGACATGGTTATCGTCGATAAACGCCGTGAAAAAGCGAACGAATCGGAAGTCATGAACATCATCGGTGATGTTGCCGGTAAAGATATCATTATGATCGATGATATGGTTGATACTGCAGGCACAATGGTTAAAGCTGCAGCAGCCCTCAAAAAACGCGGAGCGACATCGGTTATGGCGTGTGCGACACACGGCGTCCTTAGTGGAAAAGCATATGAAAATCTTAACAGCGGTGAACTGGATGAGTTGGTCATCTCGAATACCTTGGTATTGAACGGTCAAAGCGATAAAATTAAGGTTTTGAGTGTTGCTCCGCTGTTTGCCGAAGTGATTCGCCGCGTTTATCATAATGAAAGTGTCAACAGTCTTTTCAGCTAA
- the argJ gene encoding bifunctional glutamate N-acetyltransferase/amino-acid acetyltransferase ArgJ, with the protein MYTINRIDGGVCAAEGFFADGIHIGLKKEGAYDLAFIYSETPCAIASVFTTNKMTAAPIRHFRAKGEFEGNFVLINAKNANAMTGRAGIDDIDEVLSAVQKQFPQIQNPVMSSTGVIGVRLPKAKIIEGAKTLDLTRREGIRASEAIMTTDTFAKRIAYEIVLENGQSFRIGAMAKGAGMINPAMATMLCFITTDASADKATMQAILDECVHTTFNAASVDGDTSTNDTVLVMSNGKSGAFHAAAFKEALESMMLFLAKEMVRDGEGATKLVTYKVTGAINAHEAEIAAKALSNSLLVKTALFGQDPNWGRIASTVGASGIMCDEAFLSIWFDDVCVYKKGELLFNEELEPVAAAVMQKSAFTIHCDIGLQDGEFIAYGCDLGHEYVKINADYRT; encoded by the coding sequence ATGTATACTATTAATCGTATTGACGGCGGTGTTTGCGCTGCAGAGGGGTTTTTTGCCGATGGAATCCATATCGGTTTAAAAAAAGAGGGGGCGTATGATTTGGCCTTTATCTATTCCGAGACTCCTTGCGCGATTGCTTCGGTTTTCACCACCAATAAAATGACAGCGGCACCGATTCGCCATTTCCGTGCGAAAGGTGAATTCGAGGGAAATTTTGTCCTTATCAACGCAAAAAATGCCAATGCGATGACGGGGCGCGCCGGAATCGATGATATCGATGAAGTTTTGAGTGCCGTCCAGAAGCAATTTCCACAGATCCAAAACCCCGTTATGAGTTCGACGGGGGTCATCGGAGTGCGTTTGCCGAAAGCCAAAATCATCGAGGGGGCTAAAACCCTTGATTTAACTCGACGGGAAGGGATTCGTGCATCGGAAGCGATTATGACGACCGATACGTTTGCCAAACGTATTGCGTATGAGATTGTTTTGGAAAACGGGCAGTCGTTTCGAATCGGCGCTATGGCAAAGGGTGCCGGAATGATTAATCCGGCGATGGCCACTATGCTCTGTTTTATTACGACCGATGCGTCAGCGGATAAAGCGACGATGCAGGCGATCCTCGATGAATGTGTCCACACGACGTTTAATGCGGCGAGTGTGGATGGGGATACATCGACAAACGATACGGTATTGGTTATGTCAAACGGCAAAAGCGGAGCATTTCATGCGGCTGCTTTTAAAGAAGCATTGGAGTCGATGATGCTCTTTTTAGCAAAAGAGATGGTTCGTGACGGTGAAGGGGCGACGAAACTTGTAACGTATAAAGTGACCGGAGCGATCAATGCCCATGAAGCGGAGATAGCGGCAAAAGCGCTTTCAAATTCATTGTTGGTCAAAACGGCATTGTTCGGGCAAGACCCGAACTGGGGACGTATCGCATCTACGGTGGGTGCAAGCGGCATTATGTGCGATGAAGCCTTTTTGAGCATCTGGTTTGATGATGTATGCGTTTATAAAAAAGGGGAACTTCTTTTTAACGAAGAACTTGAACCGGTTGCGGCTGCGGTTATGCAAAAAAGCGCCTTTACGATCCACTGCGATATCGGGCTTCAAGACGGCGAATTTATTGCCTACGGATGTGATTTGGGGCACGAATACGTCAAAATTAACGCGGATTATCGCACGTAA
- the rpmB gene encoding 50S ribosomal protein L28: MARKCAISGKGPMSGNNVSHAKNRTKRRFLPNLRTVRVTLEDGTTKKLKIAASELRTLKKDS, from the coding sequence ATGGCAAGAAAATGTGCTATTAGCGGTAAAGGCCCAATGAGCGGGAACAACGTTTCTCATGCGAAAAATAGAACTAAGCGCCGTTTTTTACCAAATCTTCGCACTGTTCGTGTAACACTCGAAGACGGTACAACTAAAAAACTTAAAATCGCTGCTTCTGAGCTTCGCACTCTTAAAAAAGATTCGTAA
- a CDS encoding HDOD domain-containing protein, with product MITPEQITLYIQTIPPTPEVVRQALMYVRAGDLPKAAKCAEDDPALKLYLRTLVNRPIYSFRNEVTDIAQIFGILGTATAQQILYSYLMNLLAPKEWSLFALSSHAFYDLQASLGRKWERILNHLGLHSRDNESAITLLPASIIVCDALFKDHLDEVKQLRSVKALDYNTILQRLTGSTLFDLCAQIAEKWEIPSNVSDIVLASSGTNTSITGETKILGQWMHLLLFYELSQSVYVSAGVNEFIDFQIEFVQDIYESFMQVVGNDESNS from the coding sequence GTGATCACCCCTGAACAAATCACCCTTTATATCCAAACTATTCCTCCTACCCCTGAAGTTGTGCGTCAGGCTTTGATGTATGTACGTGCCGGTGATTTGCCCAAAGCGGCAAAATGTGCCGAAGATGATCCGGCACTAAAACTGTATCTTCGTACCCTCGTCAATCGCCCTATCTACAGTTTTCGAAACGAAGTGACAGATATAGCCCAAATTTTCGGGATTTTAGGGACGGCTACGGCACAGCAAATCCTCTACAGCTACCTCATGAACTTATTGGCACCCAAAGAGTGGTCCCTGTTTGCCCTTTCCAGTCATGCGTTCTATGATTTACAAGCTTCTCTCGGACGCAAATGGGAACGAATTTTGAACCATTTGGGGCTTCACAGCCGTGATAATGAGAGTGCCATAACGCTGCTGCCTGCCAGTATTATTGTCTGCGATGCCCTTTTCAAAGACCATCTGGACGAAGTCAAACAGCTGCGGAGTGTCAAAGCATTGGATTACAACACGATCCTTCAGCGTCTTACCGGAAGCACCTTATTTGATTTGTGTGCACAAATTGCCGAAAAATGGGAAATTCCCTCAAATGTATCCGATATCGTTTTGGCTTCCTCCGGAACCAATACCTCTATAACCGGTGAAACAAAAATTTTAGGACAATGGATGCACTTATTGCTCTTTTATGAACTGTCACAAAGCGTTTACGTCAGTGCAGGGGTAAACGAATTTATCGATTTTCAAATCGAGTTTGTCCAAGATATTTATGAATCTTTTATGCAAGTGGTGGGGAACGATGAGAGCAACAGTTAA
- a CDS encoding chemotaxis protein CheX → MRATVKGRVAVFSPQGFLDGNNAPAYLTIEDIKATEALNVDMLLVSLKKVIFFNKNGLDVFIKLLLSIRTQKHIAVGLCDYDHKKFTTINSFYGGSLNFSLFLTEKIAELFAPTNKSESRTVLLYNDDPSQRSAMAIELFDYGHNPIIAQSKKEFDEKKKSPDLYYAIIEDTYLGLFGQKIATRVTGNAIIYTIANFLDAEIGNTFNIAYHNNSLNVGFRLFIFDAYKVVSMNVHALNFFTKLASSAAEYNATICFVGLTFEKTPVSFKNDLEDAGILFFDNMDDILKNKELLQELGGSSAAASKQVRTLNKALVNELPHFIDATVSTIAMMTNAKASKESMNVQTLEVKNTQNQFASSIGFYGDLDGMIILVFPKDIAKKACELLIGEATEDEEAILDSLAEFVNIIGGRAKSLLGEKKHHVDITLPRTYHDVASLMEMAQNKKGVQVNLVFEGSSFIFFLTR, encoded by the coding sequence ATGAGAGCAACAGTTAAAGGGCGCGTCGCCGTTTTCAGCCCACAAGGGTTTTTGGATGGAAATAATGCACCTGCATATCTAACAATCGAAGATATTAAAGCCACCGAAGCACTTAATGTCGATATGCTTTTGGTATCACTCAAAAAGGTGATTTTTTTCAATAAAAACGGGTTAGACGTTTTTATCAAACTTCTTTTATCCATTCGAACTCAGAAACATATAGCCGTCGGCCTATGCGATTATGACCATAAAAAATTTACGACAATCAACAGTTTTTACGGGGGCAGTCTGAATTTCTCTCTCTTCCTGACCGAAAAAATTGCCGAGCTTTTCGCTCCGACCAATAAAAGTGAATCTCGGACGGTTTTGCTCTATAACGATGACCCTTCGCAACGCTCTGCCATGGCAATCGAATTGTTCGATTACGGACACAATCCCATCATTGCCCAAAGCAAAAAAGAATTTGACGAAAAGAAAAAGAGCCCTGATCTTTACTATGCCATTATCGAAGATACGTATCTCGGGCTTTTCGGTCAAAAAATTGCCACACGTGTTACCGGCAATGCCATTATTTATACGATTGCCAATTTTTTGGATGCCGAAATCGGAAATACTTTTAATATCGCATACCATAACAACTCCCTGAACGTCGGATTCCGTCTCTTTATCTTCGATGCCTATAAAGTCGTTTCGATGAATGTCCATGCGCTGAATTTTTTCACAAAACTCGCCTCTTCTGCCGCAGAGTACAACGCAACGATCTGTTTTGTGGGCTTAACCTTCGAAAAAACCCCGGTCAGTTTCAAAAACGATCTTGAAGATGCCGGAATCCTCTTTTTTGACAATATGGATGATATTCTCAAAAACAAAGAGCTCCTTCAAGAGCTCGGCGGAAGCAGTGCAGCTGCATCCAAACAGGTTCGCACCCTTAATAAAGCGCTGGTAAACGAGCTCCCCCACTTTATCGATGCCACCGTCTCTACCATCGCCATGATGACCAATGCCAAAGCTTCCAAAGAGTCGATGAACGTTCAAACCTTAGAGGTCAAAAACACCCAAAACCAATTTGCCAGTTCCATCGGGTTTTACGGCGATTTAGACGGAATGATTATCCTTGTCTTTCCGAAAGATATCGCAAAAAAAGCCTGTGAACTTCTCATCGGTGAAGCAACCGAAGACGAGGAGGCGATTTTGGACTCTCTGGCCGAGTTTGTCAATATTATCGGAGGACGTGCCAAGTCCCTTTTGGGAGAGAAAAAACATCATGTTGATATCACCCTTCCGCGTACCTATCATGATGTCGCATCCTTGATGGAAATGGCACAGAATAAAAAAGGGGTTCAAGTCAACTTGGTCTTTGAGGGAAGTAGTTTTATCTTCTTTTTGACACGTTAA
- the rpe gene encoding ribulose-phosphate 3-epimerase: MLVAPSVLSADFGNLARDVRAICDAGCDLVHVDVMDGHFVPNLTIGPVVVSAIAKAATKPLDIHLMVENNTFFVDLFAPLKPEYISFHIEEEKNPHRLIQYIRSLGIKPAIVLNPHTPAEAIEYLLGDLDMVLVMSVNPGFGGQKFIPTVVEKIRRLKDLRDRINPNCLIEIDGGVGSSNIEMLKDAGVDICVAGSYVFGAADYKTAIDSLKV, translated from the coding sequence ATGCTCGTTGCTCCTAGTGTCCTCTCTGCCGATTTTGGAAATTTAGCGCGTGATGTACGTGCCATCTGTGACGCAGGGTGTGACTTGGTACACGTTGATGTGATGGACGGGCACTTCGTTCCCAATCTCACCATCGGGCCTGTCGTTGTCAGTGCCATCGCAAAAGCGGCAACCAAACCGCTCGATATCCACCTCATGGTGGAAAACAATACCTTTTTTGTCGATTTGTTTGCCCCTTTGAAACCTGAATATATTTCGTTTCATATCGAAGAGGAAAAAAATCCTCATCGTCTGATCCAGTATATCCGCTCCCTCGGGATCAAACCTGCCATTGTATTAAACCCTCATACCCCTGCCGAAGCGATCGAATATCTCTTAGGCGATTTGGATATGGTATTGGTCATGTCGGTTAATCCGGGATTCGGAGGACAGAAATTCATCCCGACCGTTGTTGAAAAAATCCGTCGTCTGAAAGACCTGCGCGACCGTATCAATCCGAACTGTCTTATTGAAATCGACGGAGGGGTCGGAAGCTCCAATATCGAAATGCTCAAAGATGCAGGAGTAGATATCTGTGTTGCGGGAAGTTATGTTTTCGGAGCAGCGGATTATAAAACCGCGATTGACAGCCTAAAAGTATGA
- a CDS encoding phosphoribosylanthranilate isomerase — MRVKICGITNLDDAMNAIASGADALGFVFYPESPRYISPENAKSIISKLPPFIEKVALFVNETPETIRSICRETGSTLAQIHFDVSDDFFSELDFPSLRVIRAKAPQDVLLYPDEYRLIDAYCEGYGGSGKRLNIEWFENVDCSKIILAGGLDPHNVGTLKTYGFYGVDVSSGVEKSHGLKDHEKVSAFIQQAKS, encoded by the coding sequence ATGAGAGTCAAAATCTGCGGGATTACCAATCTTGATGATGCTATGAATGCAATCGCATCAGGGGCGGACGCTTTGGGGTTTGTTTTTTACCCTGAATCTCCCCGCTATATTTCCCCCGAAAATGCAAAATCGATTATTTCAAAACTCCCTCCATTCATCGAAAAAGTGGCCCTTTTCGTTAACGAAACACCAGAGACGATCCGTTCCATCTGTCGTGAAACCGGATCTACCCTTGCACAAATCCATTTCGATGTCAGTGATGATTTTTTCTCCGAGTTAGATTTCCCCTCTTTGCGTGTCATCCGTGCCAAAGCACCCCAAGATGTTCTCCTCTATCCGGATGAATATCGCCTTATCGATGCCTATTGCGAAGGATACGGCGGAAGCGGCAAACGTCTTAACATCGAATGGTTCGAGAATGTCGATTGTTCTAAAATCATCCTCGCAGGAGGACTTGATCCCCATAATGTCGGCACTCTTAAAACGTACGGCTTCTACGGCGTCGATGTCAGCAGCGGTGTAGAAAAAAGCCACGGACTCAAAGATCACGAAAAAGTCAGCGCGTTTATACAACAGGCAAAATCATGA
- a CDS encoding 3'-5' exonuclease, translating into MKDFDPKTINRLSKNGILKEEFESSLPYPPELSLELLAARGMNLVLSNNHYRFATAVSSVDDTLFCIVDIETNGSKPSHHQIIEIGAVKLQNGHIIDTYESLVYCTEIPSLIQGITGISVEQTLHARPLKQVMQEFRLFLGDAVFVGHAAKFDYTFVSAMMERVGLDKLLNRSLCTIDLAERTIESERYGLAYLNDQLELYKDATHHRALSDAMTTAKLLKRTLVLIPKNIKNTEELIAFSKEAKRLKRSKVKKEECTETEEE; encoded by the coding sequence ATGAAGGATTTTGATCCGAAAACAATCAATCGCCTTTCCAAAAACGGGATTTTAAAAGAGGAATTCGAGTCCTCCCTTCCTTACCCTCCCGAACTTTCCCTTGAACTTCTTGCGGCTCGCGGAATGAATCTCGTATTGAGCAATAATCACTATCGCTTTGCAACGGCCGTAAGCTCTGTGGATGATACCCTCTTTTGTATCGTCGATATCGAAACCAACGGCTCGAAACCTTCTCATCATCAGATCATCGAGATCGGTGCGGTAAAACTCCAAAATGGACATATCATCGATACCTATGAGAGTTTGGTCTATTGCACCGAAATCCCTTCTCTCATACAGGGGATCACCGGGATCAGCGTAGAACAGACGCTGCATGCACGTCCTCTAAAACAAGTAATGCAGGAGTTCCGTCTCTTTCTCGGAGATGCCGTATTTGTAGGGCATGCCGCAAAATTTGATTATACCTTCGTATCCGCGATGATGGAACGTGTCGGACTTGATAAGCTCCTAAACCGTTCATTATGCACTATCGATTTAGCGGAGCGGACGATCGAAAGTGAGCGTTACGGCTTGGCCTATCTTAATGATCAACTTGAACTCTATAAAGATGCAACACACCATCGTGCCCTTTCCGATGCCATGACAACAGCAAAGCTTCTCAAACGAACACTCGTCCTTATCCCTAAAAACATTAAAAATACAGAAGAGTTAATTGCGTTTTCCAAAGAGGCCAAACGCCTTAAACGTTCAAAAGTAAAAAAAGAAGAATGTACGGAAACAGAAGAAGAATAA
- the accA gene encoding acetyl-CoA carboxylase carboxyl transferase subunit alpha, translating to MATYLDFEQNIRQIQEEIIAAEVRYDHHAVEILKQNLDKEVHKTYTNLSPYQELQLARHQDRPYALDYINLLLDKKYEIHGDRHFRDDLSIICYIGTIGDERVMVIGEQKGRGTKNKLKRNFGMPHPEGYRKALRAAKMAEKFNLPLLMLIDTPGAYPGLGAEERNQSEAIARNLLELSNLNTITVSVVIGEGGSGGALAIGVADRLAMMRYSVFSVISPEGCSAILWNDPAKVEAATNALKITSADLKELDLIDDIIDEPLIGAHRDKEGAVAALKNYFLGEITTLRALSDEERLEKRYSRLVGMGRYTE from the coding sequence TTGGCTACCTATTTAGATTTCGAGCAGAATATTCGCCAAATCCAAGAGGAGATCATAGCAGCCGAAGTGCGCTACGATCACCATGCAGTAGAAATCCTCAAGCAGAATTTGGACAAAGAGGTTCATAAAACCTATACGAATCTCTCTCCTTACCAAGAACTTCAGCTTGCACGTCACCAAGACCGTCCGTACGCGCTTGATTACATCAATCTTTTATTAGATAAAAAATATGAGATTCACGGTGATCGCCATTTCCGAGACGACCTCTCTATCATCTGTTATATCGGTACTATCGGTGATGAACGTGTTATGGTTATCGGTGAGCAAAAAGGGCGAGGAACTAAAAACAAGCTCAAACGCAATTTCGGTATGCCTCATCCTGAAGGGTATCGCAAAGCCCTTCGTGCCGCAAAAATGGCAGAGAAGTTTAATCTTCCGCTTTTAATGCTGATCGACACTCCGGGCGCCTATCCGGGACTTGGTGCAGAAGAGCGTAATCAAAGTGAAGCGATTGCCCGCAATCTTCTCGAACTCTCAAACCTTAATACCATTACGGTTTCAGTCGTTATCGGCGAGGGGGGAAGCGGAGGTGCGCTTGCTATCGGTGTAGCCGATCGTCTTGCAATGATGCGTTATTCGGTATTTAGCGTTATCTCTCCTGAGGGATGTTCGGCTATTTTGTGGAACGATCCTGCCAAAGTTGAAGCGGCAACCAATGCGCTTAAAATCACCAGTGCCGATTTAAAAGAACTTGATCTGATCGATGACATTATCGATGAGCCTCTTATCGGTGCACATCGTGACAAAGAGGGTGCCGTTGCTGCCCTCAAAAACTATTTTTTAGGAGAGATCACGACTCTCCGCGCACTTAGCGATGAGGAACGTCTTGAAAAACGTTACAGTCGACTTGTCGGTATGGGGCGCTATACCGAATAA